One genomic segment of Sanyastnella coralliicola includes these proteins:
- a CDS encoding SdpI family protein: MIKFPPKKINHTYGYRTKRSMRDQAHWDYANARSEYWFKIVTALMFVAGIAVTFLFELTTAQLIVYILWCVLLVAAIPMIENELKKKFGT, encoded by the coding sequence ATGATCAAATTTCCCCCGAAGAAGATCAACCATACTTATGGCTACCGCACCAAACGCTCCATGCGCGACCAAGCACATTGGGATTACGCGAATGCACGAAGTGAGTATTGGTTTAAGATCGTCACCGCCCTCATGTTTGTAGCTGGTATTGCGGTTACCTTTTTGTTTGAATTGACCACTGCCCAACTCATCGTATACATCCTCTGGTGTGTACTTTTGGTGGCAGCCATACCGATGATCGAAAACGAATTGAAAAAGAAATTTGGCACCTGA
- a CDS encoding sensor histidine kinase yields MAPEAVENRSPFWAFQLGGWSLFFLILLGMNFFRSDVDWTVVVMALSVYGFGMFSTALFRYYVKKRDWLKRGPFRLILPVMVGSAITSLVWGMSYTGVRWIVSLYAPQVSMDLQTKTILVTALNNYFIVLLWSLIYFAFHYFRIAQISRVERYRSEAAMRDAQLNTLKGQINPHFMFNSLNNIRALMLEDVPRSREMLTKLSDLLRYSMTISEQRDVALKHEIEVVQDFLDLCKVQYESRLSYEIKVDDALLHHKIPPMVIQMLVENSVKHGVSASREGGKVMVTGREENNRLILEISNSGQWNNNPRKQDSHGIGLPNIRRRLQLMYGEEASLHLSEEDEFVVARIQLPL; encoded by the coding sequence TTGGCACCTGAAGCAGTAGAAAATAGAAGTCCGTTCTGGGCCTTTCAACTCGGAGGATGGAGTTTATTCTTCCTCATCCTCCTGGGGATGAATTTCTTCCGGTCAGATGTTGACTGGACGGTCGTTGTCATGGCCTTAAGCGTCTACGGTTTCGGCATGTTCAGCACGGCCCTCTTCCGCTATTACGTCAAAAAGCGTGATTGGCTGAAGAGAGGTCCTTTCCGATTGATCCTCCCTGTAATGGTGGGAAGCGCAATCACTTCTCTTGTTTGGGGAATGAGCTACACGGGCGTACGATGGATTGTATCGCTCTACGCCCCACAAGTGAGTATGGATCTTCAGACCAAGACCATCTTGGTCACGGCACTGAACAACTACTTCATCGTTTTACTCTGGAGCTTAATTTACTTTGCCTTCCACTACTTCCGCATTGCTCAGATTTCTAGGGTTGAGCGTTACCGCTCGGAAGCGGCCATGCGTGACGCCCAGTTGAACACCTTGAAGGGACAGATCAATCCGCACTTCATGTTCAACTCCCTGAATAACATCCGGGCTTTGATGTTGGAAGATGTTCCGCGATCGCGGGAAATGCTTACGAAGCTGAGTGACCTACTTCGCTACAGCATGACCATTTCGGAGCAACGCGACGTGGCCTTAAAACATGAGATTGAAGTCGTTCAAGACTTCCTTGATCTCTGCAAGGTTCAGTACGAAAGCAGGCTGAGCTATGAGATTAAGGTAGACGATGCCTTGCTGCATCACAAGATTCCGCCAATGGTGATTCAGATGTTGGTAGAGAACAGCGTCAAGCACGGTGTTTCTGCCAGTCGTGAAGGCGGCAAAGTCATGGTCACCGGAAGAGAAGAAAATAACCGCTTGATTCTAGAAATCAGCAACAGCGGACAATGGAATAACAACCCAAGAAAACAAGACAGCCACGGCATCGGACTGCCGAACATTCGTCGTCGACTACAGTTGATGTACGGTGAAGAGGCTTCCTTACACCTGAGCGAGGAAGACGAATTCGTGGTCGCAAGAATACAACTCCCCTTATGA
- a CDS encoding LytR/AlgR family response regulator transcription factor — MSKHITALIVEDSRLARLELKSMLEEHDHVELIGEADNVDDALQILSEQDPDVLFLDIHMPGKDGFQLLEELEVVPHVIFTTAYDEYAIKSFEYNAFDYLLKPLKPERLGKAIEKVTQAIADEEQREVKRQEASGDHLDIEKRVFVKDGDKCWLVRLGDIRMFEVYGNYSRVYFENYKPLILRSLNQLEERLDPEVFFRANRQQIINVNSVDKVDSWFNGRLKVTMQGGAEVEISRRQAVRFKEMLSL, encoded by the coding sequence ATGAGCAAGCACATTACCGCACTGATCGTTGAAGATTCACGTCTCGCACGGTTAGAATTAAAGAGCATGTTAGAGGAACACGATCACGTAGAGTTGATCGGTGAGGCAGACAATGTAGATGACGCACTGCAAATCTTGAGCGAACAAGATCCAGATGTCTTGTTCCTAGACATTCACATGCCCGGCAAAGACGGCTTCCAACTTCTCGAAGAACTGGAGGTGGTACCGCACGTGATTTTCACCACGGCCTACGACGAATACGCCATCAAATCATTCGAATACAACGCCTTCGATTACCTACTCAAGCCGCTCAAACCAGAGCGTCTAGGCAAAGCCATCGAAAAGGTAACCCAGGCCATCGCCGATGAAGAGCAGCGTGAAGTCAAACGTCAAGAAGCCAGCGGTGACCACCTCGACATCGAAAAACGCGTCTTCGTCAAAGACGGCGACAAATGCTGGCTTGTCCGCCTAGGAGACATCCGCATGTTCGAAGTCTACGGCAACTACAGCCGCGTCTACTTCGAGAACTACAAGCCACTCATCCTCCGCTCCCTCAACCAACTCGAAGAACGCCTCGACCCCGAAGTATTCTTCCGTGCCAACCGCCAACAAATCATCAACGTCAACTCAGTAGACAAAGTAGACTCATGGTTCAACGGCCGCCTCAAAGTCACCATGCAAGGAGGCGCTGAAGTGGAGATTAGTAGGAGGCAAGCGGTGAGATTCAAAGAGATGTTGTCTCTGTAG
- a CDS encoding NAD-dependent epimerase/dehydratase family protein, which yields MQHTIERSLVIGASGQIGVELLLELGRIHGTENVIGADIRPPAQKELEVFTFEHLNILNEDQLEEVLRKHNIDTVYNLAAMLSATAEKYPEKGWDLNMTGLFNTLNAAKKGLFKKLFWPSSIAVFGPTTPKENVPQSTITEPTTVYGISKLAGEQWCAYYQKQYGVDVRSIRYPGLIGHRSEPGGGTTDYAVDIFFKAVQEGKYTSFLAEDMRLPMMYMEDAIRATIELMQADAEKISVRTSYNINGVDFTPAELAEQICQRMPEFEISYDPDFRQQIAESWPSSIDDSQAANDWNWRAKTDVNSLVDIMLTAIQKKKELAET from the coding sequence ATGCAACATACCATCGAACGATCACTTGTGATCGGAGCGTCGGGCCAAATTGGGGTCGAATTGCTCCTCGAGCTCGGAAGGATTCATGGTACCGAAAATGTGATCGGCGCCGATATTCGTCCTCCAGCACAAAAGGAACTCGAAGTATTCACTTTCGAGCACCTGAATATTCTGAATGAAGATCAACTCGAAGAAGTCCTTCGAAAGCATAACATTGATACCGTGTACAATCTAGCGGCTATGCTCAGCGCTACCGCGGAAAAGTACCCGGAGAAAGGATGGGACCTGAATATGACCGGACTGTTCAACACATTGAACGCGGCGAAGAAGGGTCTATTCAAGAAACTATTCTGGCCATCAAGCATCGCGGTGTTTGGGCCAACCACTCCCAAAGAAAACGTACCACAATCAACCATTACGGAGCCTACGACCGTTTACGGTATCTCGAAGCTCGCTGGTGAGCAGTGGTGTGCGTACTACCAAAAGCAATACGGAGTTGATGTGCGCAGCATCCGCTACCCAGGGTTGATCGGTCACCGATCTGAACCAGGTGGAGGAACAACTGACTACGCTGTAGACATTTTCTTTAAAGCGGTTCAAGAAGGGAAGTACACATCGTTCCTGGCAGAAGACATGCGTCTACCGATGATGTACATGGAAGACGCGATTCGCGCAACCATCGAATTGATGCAGGCAGATGCCGAAAAGATTTCGGTGCGTACTTCGTACAATATTAATGGTGTTGACTTCACCCCGGCAGAATTGGCGGAACAGATTTGTCAGCGCATGCCTGAATTTGAAATCAGCTATGACCCAGACTTCCGTCAGCAAATTGCGGAATCTTGGCCGTCAAGCATTGATGATAGCCAGGCTGCGAACGATTGGAACTGGCGCGCGAAGACCGATGTCAATTCCCTTGTGGACATCATGCTCACCGCAATTCAGAAAAAAAAAGAGCTAGCTGAAACCTGA
- a CDS encoding toxin-antitoxin system YwqK family antitoxin, whose amino-acid sequence MTSLHSTFKLWILPILLLVATGATAGDVSELNQVDDKGLRQGYWIIKGYMSEEMDFSANATVEEGNYINNFKEGLWKKYYPDGTIHSEITYVNDRPYGPYTIYYDNGQVEEKSTWHRNKNVGEFKRFHENGEPQQEFFFADSGKRNGVQRYFHENGQLALEVNIVNGKEEGAMRRYYENGKLKEVKTLNNGAVKKGSTRTFGGNAPREKKTTTPEQEEEVIVSASPEEDEHTNEAHKFEPNGHNILYNALQQVTQVGDFKNGRLWNGKWYRYNQDGILVRIEIYKNGKYIGTGVIDEEE is encoded by the coding sequence ATGACTTCACTACATTCAACATTCAAGCTTTGGATCCTTCCGATCTTGCTGTTGGTCGCAACCGGCGCCACTGCAGGCGATGTGTCTGAACTCAACCAGGTCGACGATAAAGGCCTGCGTCAGGGGTATTGGATCATCAAAGGATACATGTCAGAAGAAATGGACTTCTCGGCGAATGCCACCGTTGAAGAAGGAAATTACATCAACAACTTTAAAGAAGGTCTCTGGAAGAAGTACTATCCAGATGGAACCATTCACAGTGAGATTACTTACGTGAATGATCGTCCGTACGGACCTTATACCATCTACTATGATAACGGACAAGTAGAAGAGAAAAGCACCTGGCACCGTAATAAGAACGTAGGTGAGTTCAAACGATTCCACGAAAACGGAGAACCGCAACAAGAATTCTTCTTTGCTGATAGCGGAAAGCGAAATGGCGTTCAACGCTACTTCCACGAGAACGGACAGCTTGCGCTGGAAGTGAATATCGTGAATGGTAAAGAAGAAGGAGCGATGCGCCGTTACTACGAAAACGGAAAGCTGAAAGAAGTGAAGACCCTCAACAACGGAGCCGTGAAGAAAGGGTCAACACGCACCTTCGGTGGAAACGCACCAAGAGAGAAAAAGACAACCACTCCTGAACAGGAAGAAGAGGTGATCGTATCCGCTTCACCTGAGGAAGACGAGCACACCAACGAAGCTCATAAGTTCGAACCGAACGGTCACAACATTCTGTACAACGCTTTACAACAGGTGACGCAGGTAGGTGACTTCAAGAACGGACGTCTATGGAACGGTAAGTGGTACCGTTACAACCAAGATGGAATTCTGGTTCGAATCGAGATCTACAAGAATGGAAAGTACATCGGAACAGGTGTGATCGACGAAGAAGAATAA
- the cysS gene encoding cysteine--tRNA ligase, giving the protein MDNPRYQEQKLHLYNCLHRDKELFEPLNAPYVGMYVCGPTVYSNVHLGNVRTFLSFDVVYRYLSFLGYKVRYVRNITDVGHLTDDADSGEDKISKKARLENLEPMEIVQKYTNDFHDVMRIFDILPPSIEPTATGHIIEQIEMIKKIIENGFAYEVNGSVYFDVKKFNDAHGYGELSGRKIDELMNNTRDLDGQSEKRDPLDFALWKNADASHIMRWPSPWGIGFPGWHLECSVMSTKYLGDKFDIHGGGMDLKFPHHECEIAQNKGAHGHAAVTYWMHGNMLTVNGRKMSKSEGNGFTPEELITGNHKLLDKGYSPMTVRFFMLQGHYASTLDFSNEALQASERGFKKLSNAMVAMGSLTAGAAGDFDVAAWRQRCFDAMNDDFNTPILISVLFEGVKQINSITAGTASMDEAQLEAFKTTMNEFVGFVLGLKIEEEAAGGDNDLLDGVMDLVIALRADAKAEKNWGIADKIRDELNKINVQIKDAKEGTTWTHEA; this is encoded by the coding sequence ATGGACAATCCACGTTATCAAGAGCAGAAGCTCCATTTGTACAATTGCTTGCATCGTGACAAGGAGCTCTTTGAACCGTTGAACGCACCCTACGTTGGAATGTATGTTTGTGGACCTACCGTTTACAGCAACGTACACCTCGGAAACGTGCGTACCTTCCTTTCCTTTGATGTTGTTTACCGCTACCTCAGTTTCCTCGGATACAAGGTGCGTTATGTGCGCAACATTACGGATGTAGGTCACCTCACCGATGACGCGGATAGCGGAGAAGATAAGATCAGCAAGAAAGCACGCCTCGAAAACCTCGAGCCGATGGAAATCGTGCAGAAGTACACCAATGACTTCCACGATGTGATGCGCATCTTTGACATCCTCCCTCCTTCAATCGAACCCACAGCTACCGGACACATCATTGAGCAGATTGAAATGATCAAAAAGATCATTGAGAATGGCTTTGCTTATGAAGTGAATGGCTCTGTGTACTTCGATGTCAAGAAATTTAATGACGCTCACGGCTACGGCGAACTTTCAGGTAGAAAGATCGACGAGCTGATGAATAATACACGCGATCTCGACGGACAAAGCGAGAAGCGTGACCCACTCGACTTCGCCTTGTGGAAGAATGCAGACGCTAGTCACATCATGCGTTGGCCTTCACCTTGGGGCATCGGCTTCCCTGGATGGCACTTGGAGTGTTCAGTAATGAGCACCAAGTACCTCGGAGATAAATTCGACATCCACGGTGGTGGTATGGACTTGAAATTCCCGCACCACGAATGTGAGATCGCCCAGAACAAAGGCGCTCACGGACACGCTGCGGTGACCTACTGGATGCATGGTAACATGCTCACAGTAAACGGCCGTAAGATGTCGAAGTCTGAAGGGAACGGATTTACACCGGAAGAACTGATTACAGGTAACCACAAGTTGCTAGACAAAGGATACTCACCAATGACGGTGCGTTTCTTCATGTTGCAAGGCCACTACGCGAGTACGCTCGATTTCTCAAATGAAGCGCTGCAAGCTTCAGAACGAGGATTCAAGAAGCTCTCAAATGCCATGGTTGCGATGGGATCACTCACTGCTGGTGCAGCTGGAGACTTTGATGTGGCCGCTTGGCGCCAGCGTTGTTTTGACGCCATGAACGACGACTTCAACACACCGATTTTGATCTCTGTGTTGTTCGAAGGAGTGAAGCAAATCAACTCGATTACCGCTGGAACGGCTTCGATGGATGAAGCACAGTTGGAAGCGTTCAAGACAACCATGAATGAATTCGTTGGTTTCGTCCTCGGCCTGAAAATCGAAGAAGAAGCTGCTGGCGGAGACAATGACCTACTCGATGGTGTTATGGACCTTGTGATTGCATTGCGCGCTGATGCCAAAGCAGAAAAGAACTGGGGCATTGCCGATAAGATCAGAGACGAATTGAACAAAATCAACGTTCAAATTAAGGACGCCAAAGAAGGTACTACCTGGACACATGAAGCATAA
- a CDS encoding M28 family peptidase has translation MKHKLLHLLFIATFLVTGFWACQPEENKDHRTIQDSKPKVVTPAFNADSAYAYIQKQVDFGPRVPNTPEHAACADWLAAQLTTFGADVIVQEATVEAWDGTPLAMKNIIGQYGVDKKKRIMLYAHWDTRPYADKDSTRKNEPIAGANDGGSGVGVLLEVARQLNQQMTDVGIDIIFFDTEDYGAPEWVEDDEESYLDWCLGSQYWSANKHKIGYRASYGILLDMVGGKDAVFNREGTSVQLSPNVVDKVWRTARKLGHTKYFRAEETPITIDDNYFVTSEGGVPSANIVEYHIDVLPMGYGAFHHTHKDDMSVIDKETLQAVGETVMEVIYQE, from the coding sequence ATGAAGCATAAGCTCCTCCACCTACTCTTTATTGCAACATTCCTTGTCACTGGCTTCTGGGCTTGTCAGCCCGAAGAGAACAAGGATCATCGTACGATTCAAGACAGCAAGCCGAAAGTTGTTACCCCAGCATTCAATGCTGATTCAGCTTACGCTTACATTCAGAAGCAAGTTGATTTTGGTCCGCGTGTACCGAACACACCGGAACATGCTGCTTGTGCTGATTGGCTCGCTGCTCAGCTCACGACTTTCGGTGCTGACGTTATCGTACAAGAAGCCACAGTGGAAGCATGGGACGGTACGCCGCTCGCCATGAAAAACATCATTGGCCAATACGGAGTAGACAAGAAGAAGCGCATCATGCTCTACGCACACTGGGATACTCGTCCGTACGCTGACAAAGACAGCACGCGCAAAAACGAACCCATCGCCGGAGCCAACGACGGTGGTTCAGGTGTAGGCGTGCTCCTCGAAGTAGCTCGCCAACTCAACCAACAAATGACCGACGTCGGCATCGACATCATCTTCTTTGACACCGAAGACTACGGTGCCCCAGAATGGGTAGAAGACGACGAAGAAAGCTACCTCGACTGGTGTCTGGGCTCACAGTACTGGTCAGCCAACAAGCACAAAATCGGCTACCGCGCCAGCTACGGCATCCTCCTCGACATGGTCGGCGGAAAAGACGCAGTATTCAACCGCGAAGGAACCTCTGTACAACTATCACCAAACGTGGTAGACAAAGTATGGCGCACCGCCCGCAAACTCGGGCACACAAAGTACTTCCGCGCAGAAGAAACACCCATCACCATTGACGACAACTACTTCGTCACTTCAGAAGGAGGCGTCCCAAGCGCCAACATCGTGGAATACCACATTGACGTCCTACCCATGGGCTACGGCGCCTTCCACCACACCCACAAAGACGACATGAGCGTGATCGATAAGGAGACGCTTCAGGCGGTTGGGGAGACGGTGATGGAGGTGATCTACCAAGAGTAA
- a CDS encoding M42 family metallopeptidase encodes MQLNTSLLATICETPGAPGHEDLVRDLVIKEITPHVDHVEVDAMGNVTAIKKGRSSKKVMIAAHMDEIGFIVTHVDDNGFCRIHTLGGFDPKTLTAQRVIVHGKKDVVGVMGSKPIHIMSPEERNKAPKISDYFIDLGMSAEEVRELIPIGSTVTRERGLIEMGDCVNCKSIDNRVSVFILIEALKQLKDPAYDVYGVFTVQEEVGIRGAMVAAHAIQPDFGLGLDTTIAFDTPGAQAHEKVTSLGKGTAIKIMDASAICDPRMVTFLKKVADENEITWQPEILTAGGTDTSGIQRMTEGGVISGAISIPTRHIHSVIEMAHKQDIQGSIDLLKVALERMDELA; translated from the coding sequence ATGCAGCTAAATACTTCACTTCTCGCTACGATTTGCGAGACTCCAGGAGCGCCAGGGCACGAAGACTTGGTGCGTGACCTTGTCATCAAAGAAATTACCCCTCATGTTGACCACGTGGAAGTGGATGCCATGGGGAATGTCACCGCGATTAAGAAAGGACGTTCGTCAAAGAAGGTCATGATCGCGGCGCACATGGATGAGATTGGGTTTATCGTGACCCATGTGGATGATAATGGCTTTTGCCGCATCCATACCCTCGGTGGGTTTGATCCGAAAACCTTGACGGCGCAGCGAGTGATTGTGCACGGGAAGAAAGATGTGGTGGGTGTGATGGGCTCAAAGCCAATCCACATCATGTCGCCAGAGGAGCGTAATAAGGCACCGAAGATTTCAGATTACTTCATTGACCTCGGCATGAGTGCGGAGGAAGTGCGCGAGTTGATTCCGATTGGAAGCACCGTGACACGTGAACGCGGCCTGATTGAAATGGGCGATTGCGTGAACTGTAAGTCGATCGATAACCGTGTGAGTGTCTTCATTTTGATCGAAGCACTGAAGCAGTTGAAAGATCCAGCGTACGATGTGTACGGTGTGTTCACCGTTCAAGAAGAAGTAGGGATTCGCGGAGCCATGGTTGCGGCACATGCCATCCAACCAGATTTTGGTTTGGGATTAGACACCACCATTGCCTTCGATACGCCGGGAGCGCAAGCGCATGAGAAAGTCACTTCATTAGGAAAAGGAACAGCCATCAAGATCATGGACGCCAGTGCGATTTGTGATCCACGCATGGTGACGTTCTTGAAGAAGGTGGCCGATGAAAATGAAATTACGTGGCAGCCAGAAATCCTGACTGCTGGGGGAACTGACACTTCTGGAATCCAGCGAATGACGGAAGGTGGCGTGATTAGCGGGGCGATTTCGATCCCTACTCGTCACATCCATAGTGTGATTGAAATGGCGCACAAGCAAGACATTCAAGGAAGCATCGACCTATTGAAAGTAGCGCTCGAGCGAATGGATGAGCTAGCGTAA
- a CDS encoding tetratricopeptide repeat-containing sensor histidine kinase, with product MYLKTVSILVVLLCSVSALAQSNTLQERAEEAWQVGDHLRFVEMVDSLETKGFHGEEMAAYLLKKGKSFMHLDKPVRAIQTFNSVPYHTTDPELLGESNYYAGEIYFEQNSYTKALEYYASSLQHFEEADNHDQAVNARFKTAIIHSRSGQAEMAETLLKMLIDDPSIDDMRRAVAIEELGVVYFNIAEFDSSRKYLEEANEIYVNYDMDDERLENYEWLMRTYQAEQDNAGARAVAAEAMEVAENLDSPNQSAFFLQRLADFFKRNRDIRQAIIYQEKAAEFMGGLSAADAIDVHFRLADLYAIGNRDADALLAFHDAEGLAVIENEVFWQERIARRKAEFFQKRDRFEEAYVALAFADSISLFNHKAEISALKRASGSSKFNPEPYARVETDTRTQHEESRFARMRNIIIIGLVFFTIVIFLLLREFSQKRKLSKVLEWKVYKRTRELRKANKELNTYIYKSSHDLRTPLTSIKSLLRLLEKEEHNASTKKYLGLIASCSDQMDDILVNLSRAVDYKKVDIKVEQIDFNKLKYQLQEKELVGVQGIRMLWDIEENGAFFSDFKLMKVILQQTIQNAISYRKGTPEDYCKISIVTDSDGAKLQIEDNGLGIAEKVRDKVFDMFVKGTHKSTGAGLGLYLVKIASEKIRAKIHLDSEENHGCTVVFDLPNLN from the coding sequence GTGTATTTGAAAACTGTCTCCATACTAGTGGTATTGTTGTGTAGCGTTTCCGCGCTAGCGCAATCAAACACCTTGCAAGAACGTGCCGAAGAAGCATGGCAAGTTGGAGACCATTTGCGCTTCGTTGAAATGGTAGACTCCCTCGAAACGAAGGGATTCCACGGCGAAGAAATGGCAGCCTACCTCCTCAAAAAAGGGAAGTCATTCATGCACCTCGACAAGCCGGTGCGCGCCATTCAAACCTTCAACAGCGTTCCTTATCACACCACAGATCCTGAACTTCTAGGAGAGAGCAACTATTACGCCGGTGAAATCTATTTCGAGCAAAATAGCTACACCAAAGCCCTCGAATACTACGCCAGTTCGCTTCAACATTTCGAAGAGGCCGACAACCACGATCAAGCAGTCAACGCACGTTTCAAAACAGCCATCATTCATTCCCGCAGTGGACAGGCGGAAATGGCGGAGACGCTGCTGAAAATGCTCATTGACGATCCAAGCATTGATGATATGCGCCGAGCAGTGGCCATTGAAGAACTTGGGGTCGTCTACTTCAACATTGCAGAGTTCGATTCAAGCCGTAAGTACCTTGAAGAAGCCAATGAAATCTATGTCAACTACGACATGGATGATGAGCGCTTGGAGAACTACGAGTGGCTCATGCGCACCTACCAAGCAGAGCAAGACAATGCCGGTGCCAGAGCCGTAGCTGCTGAAGCTATGGAAGTGGCGGAGAACCTCGACAGTCCAAATCAAAGCGCCTTCTTCTTGCAGCGCCTAGCTGATTTCTTCAAGCGCAACCGAGACATCCGACAGGCCATCATCTACCAAGAAAAAGCAGCTGAATTCATGGGTGGGTTGTCAGCGGCAGATGCCATTGACGTGCATTTCAGATTAGCAGATTTATACGCCATCGGAAACCGCGATGCAGATGCCTTGCTTGCTTTCCACGACGCAGAAGGTTTGGCAGTGATTGAGAACGAGGTATTCTGGCAAGAACGCATCGCGCGCAGAAAAGCAGAGTTCTTCCAGAAACGCGATCGTTTCGAAGAAGCATACGTGGCCTTGGCTTTTGCCGACAGCATCTCTCTATTCAATCACAAGGCTGAAATTTCTGCCCTGAAGAGAGCGAGTGGAAGCAGCAAGTTCAACCCAGAACCATACGCTCGCGTTGAAACCGATACGCGCACGCAACATGAAGAGTCACGTTTCGCGCGAATGCGCAACATCATTATTATCGGGCTGGTCTTTTTCACGATTGTCATCTTCCTATTGCTTCGTGAATTCAGTCAGAAGCGCAAGCTGAGCAAGGTCTTAGAATGGAAAGTCTACAAGCGTACACGCGAACTGCGGAAGGCCAATAAGGAACTGAATACCTACATCTACAAGTCGTCACACGACCTTCGTACACCGCTGACAAGTATCAAGAGTCTCTTACGTCTGTTGGAGAAAGAAGAGCACAATGCCAGCACCAAGAAGTACCTCGGGTTGATCGCCTCATGTAGTGATCAAATGGACGACATCCTCGTGAATCTGTCGCGCGCGGTGGATTACAAGAAGGTAGACATTAAGGTAGAGCAGATCGACTTCAACAAGCTGAAGTACCAGCTTCAAGAGAAGGAATTGGTAGGGGTTCAGGGCATTCGCATGCTTTGGGACATTGAAGAGAACGGTGCCTTCTTCAGTGACTTCAAATTGATGAAGGTGATCTTGCAACAGACCATTCAAAATGCCATCTCTTACCGCAAGGGTACGCCTGAAGATTACTGTAAGATCTCTATCGTTACCGATTCAGACGGCGCGAAACTGCAGATAGAAGACAACGGTTTAGGTATCGCAGAAAAGGTGCGCGACAAAGTGTTCGACATGTTTGTCAAAGGAACACACAAGTCAACGGGCGCTGGATTAGGTTTGTACCTCGTCAAGATTGCCAGCGAAAAAATCCGCGCGAAGATTCACCTTGACTCTGAAGAGAATCACGGCTGCACCGTAGTATTCGATCTACCGAATCTTAACTAA
- the pheS gene encoding phenylalanine--tRNA ligase subunit alpha: MKDKIEGLLAKVKEAAPNSAEEIEKFRIEFLGRKGLLKDLAAEFKAVPNEQKREIGQLLNRLKTDVQEKIETLKSAVSSGPAADASGEDMTRPHGQELPGARHPISIVRSEILDIFSRIGFTVAEGPEIEDDWHVFSGLNFPPEHPARDMQDTFFVEGDDRLLRTHTSSVQVREMEKKDPPFRIVMPGRVFRNEAVSARSHCAFHQIEGLYIDKDVSFADLKQTLLYFAQEFFGKAKIRLRPSYFPFTEPSAEMDVYWGLETETDYRITKGTGWLEVLGCGMVDPNVLKASGIDPEVYSGFAFGMGIERITMLRYQIGDLRMFFENDMRFLSQFTSVS, translated from the coding sequence ATGAAAGATAAGATTGAAGGACTTCTGGCGAAAGTGAAGGAAGCTGCGCCGAATAGCGCAGAAGAGATCGAGAAGTTCCGTATTGAATTCCTAGGACGTAAAGGGCTGCTCAAAGACCTCGCTGCGGAATTCAAAGCCGTGCCGAATGAGCAGAAGCGTGAGATCGGACAATTGCTGAACCGTCTCAAGACAGACGTGCAAGAGAAGATTGAAACGTTGAAGTCTGCCGTTTCTTCCGGACCAGCAGCAGATGCTTCTGGGGAAGATATGACACGTCCGCACGGACAAGAACTTCCTGGTGCGCGTCACCCGATTTCCATTGTGCGTTCTGAGATACTAGATATCTTCTCGCGAATTGGATTTACGGTGGCTGAAGGACCAGAAATCGAAGACGATTGGCACGTGTTCTCTGGGTTGAACTTCCCGCCAGAACACCCAGCACGTGATATGCAGGACACCTTCTTCGTTGAAGGCGATGACCGTCTGTTGCGTACCCACACTTCTTCAGTACAGGTGCGTGAGATGGAAAAGAAAGACCCTCCGTTCCGTATTGTGATGCCAGGACGTGTATTCCGTAACGAAGCGGTGTCTGCGCGTTCGCACTGTGCCTTCCACCAGATCGAAGGACTGTACATCGATAAAGACGTCTCATTTGCTGACTTGAAGCAGACCTTGTTGTACTTCGCACAAGAGTTCTTCGGGAAAGCGAAGATCCGTTTGCGTCCGTCGTACTTCCCATTCACTGAGCCAAGCGCTGAGATGGATGTGTACTGGGGACTAGAAACAGAAACGGATTACCGTATTACGAAGGGAACCGGATGGCTTGAAGTATTGGGCTGTGGAATGGTTGACCCGAACGTATTGAAGGCTTCTGGAATTGATCCTGAAGTGTACAGTGGGTTCGCTTTTGGAATGGGTATCGAACGTATTACGATGCTGCGTTACCAGATCGGTGATCTTCGCATGTTCTTTGAGAACGACATGCGTTTCCTATCGCAGTTTACCTCGGTTAGTTAA